The Pseudomonadota bacterium genome contains the following window.
GCGCTTATTGGTGATGCCGCCCACGTCATGCATCCAATAGCTGGTCAAGGTTTAAACGTTGGCCTTAGAGACGTTGCGGCATTAGCCGAAGTGATCCATGATACCCATCGTCTTGGATTGGATATCGGAAACGATATGACACTGGAAAAATACCAACGTTGGCGTCGCTTTGATGTTCTCTCTTTCATTTCCATGACCGATGGACTTGTGCGAGCGTTTTCATACCGTTCACCAATTATTCGAAGCATACGTCGTATTGGCATGCGAGTTATCAACAATACCCAACCATTGAAACGCGCCTTAACCCGACATGCAATGGGAATCTCGGGAAATAAACCAAAATTGCTGGAAGCAAAAAGTATAAAAAGCCAATGGCACTAAGGAATGGACGCGAAATAACCTACAGTTTTAAGCTTGGTTTAACCTGAATTTGAATTTAATAACAACTCTGCCTTGTATAACAACGTTTTGACGGGATAAATGGGTACAAGATTATTATATGATAAAATTCACAAACACCCCCATATCACAAACGACTAAGCAGAAGAGTCTTGTCACTGCCACGGTCTTCATCCCGGATATTGCTCTTTGCAGTCTAATCTGCGATCTTAACCAAGACTAGTGTTTGTATGCTATTCTCTCTACCAAACAAATACATCACCAATAGGAAACCTGATGCAATCAAGTTTGCCCCGTTATCACCCGATCGCTTACTGGCTGATTGCATGCGCTGTTTTGGTGTGGGGTATGGTGATTTTGGGTGGAGTAACCCGGCTTTCTGGAGCAGGGCTTTCCATCGTTAAGTGGCAGCCGTTGATTGGTTTGTTGCCGCCGATGACCCGTGCGGCATGGCAACAGGTTTTTCTTGATTATCAACAGTTTCCAGAATTTCAAAAGGTGACCTTTGATATGACTCTTGCTGATTTCAAGTTCATCTATTGGATTGAGTGGGGGCATCGCTTTTTAGGAAGATTGATTGGAGTGGTTTTGCTGGTGCCAACGATCATGTGCCTCATCAAAGCTGACTTGAGGCTTTTATGGAAACGCTTTGTACTCGTTTGGGGGCTAGGGATTAGTCAAGGGGCTATGGGTTGGTATATGGTTAAAAGTGGCTTGGTGCATGATCCGTGGGTGAGCCCTTATCGTTTGACAGCACATTTGTTGCTCGCCTTTCTGATTTTAGCTGTCCTCCTTTGGACGATTCTGGATTTGTGGCAGCCGGAGACGCAAGCTCACAAACAAGCCTCGCGGTCAGCTTGGTGGCTACAGGTGGTGCTTTTGGGTTGCATTGTGTTGACTGTTATTTTTGGCGGTCTGACCGCGGGTTTAAAGGCCGGACTCATTTATAATACCTTTCCAGATATGGGAGGATATTGGCTGCCGCCAGAGGCCTTTGCTCTTCGCCCCTGGTGGGTAAATTTTTTTGAAAATCCCGTGCTGGTCCAGGCGACACATCGATTTTTGGCATTGATCAGCTGTGGCGTTGCTTTGTTATGGTGGTGGAGCACAAGGCATGCTGAAACTTCAATGTTCAGAACGGGACTGGTTTTGGCGATTATTGGGCAAGTGATTTTAGGTGTGAGTACTCTTTTACTTGTTGTTCCAATGATTTTAGGTGTGGTTCATCAGGCCTGGGCGGCTGTGGTTTTATTGTGCGGCGTTGCAATACTTTATGAAAACAAACCAAGAGTTGGTGCACTTTCAATCCAGCCTCCTCCCAGCATTCGACTGCCAGCATAAAAAACACAGGCCTGACCAGGAGCAATGCCGTAATCAGCCTCATTGAGAATAACGCTTGCCTTGTCAGTATCTTCCAATGTGACGATGGCCGGCATTGCTTTCTGGGTCGATCGAATTTTGACCATT
Protein-coding sequences here:
- a CDS encoding COX15/CtaA family protein, producing the protein MQSSLPRYHPIAYWLIACAVLVWGMVILGGVTRLSGAGLSIVKWQPLIGLLPPMTRAAWQQVFLDYQQFPEFQKVTFDMTLADFKFIYWIEWGHRFLGRLIGVVLLVPTIMCLIKADLRLLWKRFVLVWGLGISQGAMGWYMVKSGLVHDPWVSPYRLTAHLLLAFLILAVLLWTILDLWQPETQAHKQASRSAWWLQVVLLGCIVLTVIFGGLTAGLKAGLIYNTFPDMGGYWLPPEAFALRPWWVNFFENPVLVQATHRFLALISCGVALLWWWSTRHAETSMFRTGLVLAIIGQVILGVSTLLLVVPMILGVVHQAWAAVVLLCGVAILYENKPRVGALSIQPPPSIRLPA